The Ferrimicrobium sp. genome includes a window with the following:
- a CDS encoding HepT-like ribonuclease domain-containing protein has product MLRQMEIIAEATTSLSDTFKTSHPTVPWRDIAGFRVQVAHRYWDTEWSEVEQTIIEDLPILRNAISSIERTDDQ; this is encoded by the coding sequence GTGTTGCGCCAGATGGAGATCATTGCAGAAGCGACGACTTCGCTGAGCGATACCTTCAAGACCTCCCATCCAACTGTTCCATGGAGAGACATCGCTGGATTTCGTGTTCAAGTAGCCCATCGCTACTGGGATACCGAATGGAGCGAAGTCGAGCAGACGATTATCGAGGACTTGCCCATTCTTCGCAACGCCATCTCGTCTATCGAAAGGACCGATGACCAATAA
- a CDS encoding nucleotidyltransferase family protein, which yields MEPETKTKRVRPSVRLHDNRTAVLAVLTNYGAHNARVFGSVARGEDQEGSDLDLLVDLPRGIGLFERGRLTQDLEDVLGCRVDLVQDCEVPERSRGHVLHEARPL from the coding sequence ATGGAGCCAGAGACCAAGACTAAACGAGTTCGGCCATCAGTGCGCCTGCATGACAATCGTACGGCGGTGCTAGCTGTACTGACTAATTATGGAGCACACAATGCGCGCGTCTTCGGCTCTGTCGCCCGAGGAGAGGATCAAGAGGGGTCCGACTTAGACCTTCTTGTAGACCTCCCTCGAGGCATAGGCCTCTTCGAACGAGGCAGACTCACCCAAGACCTAGAAGACGTACTCGGATGCAGAGTCGATTTGGTACAAGACTGCGAGGTACCCGAACGATCGAGAGGCCATGTCTTGCACGAGGCACGGCCGCTGTGA
- a CDS encoding type II toxin-antitoxin system prevent-host-death family antitoxin, which translates to MAISASEARRGLFPLIERVNDDRTAIEITSKHGNAVLMSADEYDGWQETAYLFRSPANARRLLDAADAAARGDALEHQLDRE; encoded by the coding sequence ATGGCAATTTCTGCGAGCGAAGCACGTCGGGGACTCTTTCCTCTGATCGAGCGCGTTAATGACGATAGGACGGCTATTGAGATTACATCCAAGCACGGGAACGCGGTATTGATGTCGGCCGACGAATACGACGGCTGGCAAGAGACGGCATACCTGTTTCGTTCGCCCGCCAACGCTCGTAGGCTCCTTGATGCGGCAGACGCGGCAGCCAGGGGTGATGCGCTCGAACACCAGCTTGACCGCGAGTGA
- a CDS encoding Txe/YoeB family addiction module toxin: MRLVFTPQGWEDYVYWQRTDRTVLKRVNRLIDDVVRDPTSGIGKPEQLRYGISHSWSRRITDEHRLVYQVMGEEIIILQARYHYGK, from the coding sequence GTGAGGCTTGTCTTTACGCCCCAGGGTTGGGAAGACTACGTCTATTGGCAGCGTACCGATCGCACCGTGCTAAAGCGCGTTAACCGTCTCATCGACGACGTAGTTCGTGACCCAACTTCAGGGATCGGAAAGCCAGAACAGCTCAGATATGGGATCAGTCATTCTTGGTCTCGCCGTATTACGGACGAACACCGCCTTGTCTATCAGGTGATGGGCGAAGAGATCATTATTCTGCAAGCTCGCTACCACTACGGGAAATGA
- a CDS encoding ribbon-helix-helix protein, CopG family: protein MGKNFTLRLSDDEAADVQALARAEGLSMNETVRRALVEAVAVRRADPEFKSRIQKIIDEDRELLERLAR, encoded by the coding sequence ATGGGGAAAAACTTCACGCTGCGGCTGTCCGACGACGAGGCTGCAGATGTCCAGGCTCTCGCCCGCGCCGAAGGACTGAGCATGAACGAGACCGTGCGCCGGGCGTTGGTTGAGGCCGTCGCGGTTAGGCGGGCCGACCCTGAGTTCAAGTCCCGGATTCAGAAGATCATCGACGAGGACAGGGAACTGCTTGAACGGCTGGCAAGGTGA